The genome window GCCGCCAACATCGTCGCGCGCCAGTTCGCGCCGGCGACGATTGGGGCGCCGGATCGGGTATGGGCGAGCGACATCACGTACCTCCCGACGCCTTAGGGGTGGCTGTATCTCGCGGTTATCCCGGATCGAGCCACCCGGGGGGTGGTGGGCTGGGCGACAGCGTCGACGTTAGGCGAGACGCTGGTGCTGACGGCGTGGCACCAGGCCGTCGTGGCGCGTCAGCCCCCGCCGGGGCTCGTGGTCCACTCGGATCGCGGCCGTCAGTATGCGGGTCGGGCGTTCCAGGCCGCGCTCACCGCGGCGGGGGCCGTGCCCAGCATGAGCCGAACCGGCGATTGCTGCGACAACGCCGTGGCGGAACGCTTCTTCGCGACGTTGAAGGGCGAGCGGGTCCCCGACGCCGCGTGGCCCGATGCCCGCGCGGCGTGGCGGGATCTGTGCGCGTTCATCGAGGTGTGGTACAATCGGCAGCGACGGCATTCGACCCTCGGGTACCGGACGCCCGCCGAGTACGAGACGGTCCTCCGCACCAAGGGCCGAGCAGCCTAACCGAGGTGTACACGAAAGCGGGGCAAGCCTAATCCGCGGTGATGCACGTGTACGCTGGCCTCTCGCGCCCCTGCGCGTCCCGTGCGTTGCGAGTGTTTGGCGTGCGCGTGATAGGCGCTGGGCGTGCGACGCGAAACTTCACCAGCGCGACGTCGCCGAGCTCGCACTGTTGCTCCCTGCATGACCGTCCGGGAAGAGGGGAAACGCCACGAACTTGGCTGACCTCGCGCCACACCCGTGTACGAACGGCGCTATGGATAGCGCGCGTTAGTACTCGTGTAGTGGTTCACCGGAAACCGCACTTTCGGGCGATCTGAGCGAATGACACGCTTCCCTCGACCGGCGAGTGGCCGGGACGCGAAGGGAGGCATGCCATGAGTGAGCAGACGGGCCGGGTGAGGCTGGGGCCGCGCGCGAAGGGGCGGCAGTTCACGGCGGATGAGAAGCTCAACGTGCACTGCGTACAGCCGCTACGTGGTCCACTGGGAGCTGTTGACGACGATGCGTGCGAGCGACGTGCGGCTGGTGATCCAGTAGGCCCTCGAGGTCACGGGGGCCGCGCGACGATTGGTGAGGGACGTCGGGAGCCAGTTCACCGCCGCAGAATTCAAGTGCCTGGTGCGGCGCTTCTCGGTGGAGCACATCCGGATCCGGACGTATCATCCGGAATCGAACGGCCTCGTGAAGCGCTCTCATCGCGCGACGCGGGAGGCCCTGTGTTGGTTCAGCGAGAGTATGACGGGTGGGGCGGGTGTTTAGTGTAGCACCGCGGTGTGACGATCGCTCCGGATGCACGGGTGGACGACGTGTGGCGCCGGGCGGCGCGCGCCGCTTCGAGCTGATGACCACGGCGATGCGCTACGTGCCGCAACGGCCGCTCGTTGCCCCACCCCTCAACGAAATACTCCACCCGTGCAGGTGGCGTATTCGAGGGAGCACATCGAAGCGGAGGGCAAGGGATTCGAACCCCTAAGTCCTTGCGGACGCCGGTTTTCAAGACCGGTGCAATAGCCATTCTGCCAGCCCTCCCGACTGACGGATAATGGCCATGTGAGAGGCGCCGGGCAACAGGGCGGACAAACGGGGCGGGCTGTCGGCGAGCGGCCGATCGCCGCATCTTCTCGCCCCATGATGACCCGTACTGCCATCGTGCGCTTTGCTCCATTCGCTCGCCTCGTCGCGTGTGTCGCGCTAGGCGTGGCCCTTTGGCCCGCACGAACCACCGCGCAGCAACCGGCGCGCGCACGCGCGTGGGAAGGGACGCTCACCCTCCCCACCTACGACGAGGGAGCGCCCGACCCGAACGCCCCCTTCGATCTCCTGC of Gemmatimonadaceae bacterium contains these proteins:
- a CDS encoding DDE-type integrase/transposase/recombinase, which translates into the protein MYLAVIPDRATRGVVGWATASTLGETLVLTAWHQAVVARQPPPGLVVHSDRGRQYAGRAFQAALTAAGAVPSMSRTGDCCDNAVAERFFATLKGERVPDAAWPDARAAWRDLCAFIEVWYNRQRRHSTLGYRTPAEYETVLRTKGRAA